ATTTTTTCTTTCATACGGGTCAACATGCTTAGTCGTTTCATTCTTTTTTTTTAAATGACAAAGTTATAATAGTATTTGGTGCCGGTAAGCCCATTCACGGAACGGCTTCTCGCCTTACCGTTGTTGCTGCCGATACCCTGCCAGGTTATACGCCACTGGTACGGTGCTGCTGCCGACACGGTAGATACCGAATTTAAAATAATAACCGCTTTCATCATTTCTTCCGATGGCAATGGGTTGATTATTTACAATATGCTCGTTCACCTTCTTTTTATCTTTTTGATACTGCATTTTCACATCCAGCCTGCCGGGCTGTTCCATTTTATTATTGGGCCCGCCATATACCGACCAGTCGATCGCCACCGTAAACGTTACCCAGGTATCCCTGGGAAATGTATCAAAAGCGCTTTTGTACGCTATGGTCGACGTTTTGTATGCAGATCGTACCGGTACCATCGTGGCATCTTTAGCCGGGTTGGCCAGCGTCCGGTCAGTTTTATCCGTCATCCATTTACTATCGGAGTTGGCCTTTATATAAAACATATTATTGGAAAAGCCAAAAGCCAGTGGCGGATATCCGCCCTGTTCAATCTTCCAGCCATTTTTTCTGCCGGCCTTAAAAACTTCCTTTCCATTTTTATCAACCGCTTTTATTTTATCATGTCCCTGGTCTTTATTAAACACCACGCTGTCGTTCAATTTTACGAATTGCTGCGGCGTCAGCTGCATGATTTTTCCTGAAGGATCCTGCACCAGGGTGCGGGAAGGCATGCCATGCCATTGCGCAAAGATGGTGTTCACATCCGAGGGCAGGCCAGAAGGTACATATACCGAAAATGTGTAGGTCCATTTAGAACCTTGTTTGCACTGCCCCTTGCCCCTGTCGTATACCATTTTCAATACCTGTTCTGTCGTATAGGCATCCGGCGGCAATCCTTTAAAATCATCCGCTGTGGCATAACAGTAAGAAAGCTCCGCGCGGCCCTTGGTACTGCCCTCCTCGTACCCCTCCAGCGAGTTATCTTCCCCTTTCAGCTCAAAGCGGAAGGAAGGCTTCCCGTTAAAACGGCGTGTGGCGTCTTTTTGAATGGAGTAGGGCCGGTTAATGCCTACCGCCACCCACTCGCCATCTACGATATCCGCCTTAGCTGCTGTGTCTGCCTGTATATTTACTCTCCCGGTAACCGGTTCCAGTGCCGGCTGCGCTGCTGCACTCAACGTAAACAATACCGGTAACAGGCCGATGCTTCTTTTTTTCATTCGTCTTTTTTATGTCTGCCGGATGGATTTATGATCGGATCCAACCTTTGACAGTGTAAATATCTATTTGTTTATTCTCCGTTTAAAAAAACAAACACTCAATCCGGTTCGCCGGATGCCATTCCCATCTTTTTTCGCGAAAAGATCTCCTTTAAGGTCATCGTTTTATTATTGACCAGGGGTTTTGCATAAGCTGCAATAAAGAACAGGTATCCCAGGGTAATATAAAGAAATAGCAATGCATAGCGCAGCCCCACCAGGTCGCCGAGGGCGCCCACAATAAAGGGCACCAGTGCTCCTCCAAAGATACCCGAGCATAAAATTCCCGAAAAAGAGCCATGATGCCTGCTGATGGAATTCAGCGCCAGCGAGAATACCACGGAAAACATCACCGAAATGGTAAACCCTGCTGCCGGAAAGGCCCATAGCGAAAGCTCCCTGCTGCCCAGCAGTGCCGCGGTTAATACGATCGCCGACAGGACACAAGCCACCTTCAGTACCTTTTTTGAATCCCAGAGCTTCAGCACCACCATTCCCAATAAACAACCGATGGTCATCAATCCCCAGAACCAGGCTACGGCGTTGGCGCCACCGGCGGCAGGGTCTACATGGTGATAACGTTTCAAAAATTCCGACATCCAGTTCGCAAGCGATTGCTCGGTACCTACATATGCTACGATACCCAGGAAGAACAGCCATACATCGCGCTTTCCCAGCAGCTCCAGGTATACTGAAGCCGCTCCGGCTTTTTCATCTTCCTTTAACTTCACTACCGGCATCTTTATCAGCGCCAGCAATATCAACATGATCAAAAATATAAAGCTGAACAGCCAGTAGAGCGCCGTCCAGTGCAGCCCGTTCCGTACCAGCCCTCCTAATATGCTTACCAACGGATTGCTTACCGGTTGTGCAGCCAGCTCTTGCATCAGGTACGTGAATACAAACGGACTGACAAAAGAGGCCAGGCCAAATACCAGCTGTCCCATCACTGAAAAAAAGGCAAAATTTTCTTCGCCGCCGGCGGTACGCATCAATGGATTAATGATCACCTGCAGCATGGCCATGCCGATGCCAATGATAAAGAGCGAAGCCAGCGCCATACTGTATTGCGGATTAAACGCAAAGATCAGGGCACCAAAAAAATTCAGCGCAAAAGCGATCAGCATCGACTTCTTTTCTCCCAGCCGCTCAATCATCATTCCGGCAGGAACCGACATAATTCCATAAGCAAGGAAAAAGGAGAAGGGCAGGAAGGCAGCCATCGTCAGACTGAGCCCATAGGTTTCAATAATAATGGGCATTAAGGGACCCAGTATATTGGTTACAAAGGAGATCACAAACCAGATCAGCAAGATCACCCCTACTAAAAAATTATTGCGTTGTTGCATCCGTTAATGGGTTGAATGGTTCTACATCATTGTGGTGTTGACCCTGTAAGCGATTGAAAAACCTTTGCCGCACAGCCCTGCAGCCCGGCTTTGTTTCCCAATGTAGCCGCCGCCAGCGCTGTTTGCTGACTGGCAGCCGGCATGGCCAGTTGTGCTACCCGTGCCGCTATTTCGCGGATATAAAAATCACCGGCCTCGCTGATTCCTCCGCCGATCACTACCTTTTGCGGACTGAATATATTAATGTATCCGGCAATGCCCGTAGCCATATAATCAAAATGATACGCCATAGCCGCAACGGCTGCATCCTCCTGCAAAAAATAACCTTCAACGATATGCCTGCCGTCTACAGTGTCCGGCATATCCTGCTTTAGTAATTGGTAATGCCCGATCAAGGCCGCTACTGACGCATAGGCTTCAAAACATCCCCTGGACCCGCAGGAGCAGGCGATTCCCCCCTGCCGGATAATGATATGCCCCAGTTCCGTTCCCCGGTTCCGGTATCCGCCGTATAGCTGGTTATTGATGACGAGCGCGCCGCCGATGCCGGTACCAACGGTTAAAAAAACAATATCACTGCAACCCTTCGCCGCGCCATAGATCCACTCCCCCATGCCCATCATATTGGCATCATTATCGACCAGGGTCCGGTAGCCGGTTCGTTCCTGCAGCAGGCGTCCAAGGTGTAGCTGTTCAAATCCCGGCAGGTTGTCTGCACCTCCGATCACTACGTCCTCTTCAACGATGCCCGGAAAACCAACACCGGTACCGCATATAATCCCCCCCTTATCCTGTACCACAGCGGCGGCCTTTGTGATGCACTCCGCGATTTGTTCAACGATACCAGCTTCTCCGCTTTCTCTTTTTATCGCTTCCGTAAAGCAGTATACCAGACTTCCGTCTTCCGCCACCACGCCACATTTCAGCGCAGTGCCGCCTACGTCTATTCCTATTGCAAATTGTTTATTCAATGACGGTAATATTGTTGCATCGGCGCTGCGCTAATGCTTATTTAAAGTACTCTGCCGTTCTTCCATGTCGCCCGGTCACGGTTCATCGGGATTAATCCAGGCGCTGCGGTTCCAGCATAACAAGAAGAGACTTTTGGCAACAGCTCCAACACTTTTTTATTTTAAGTAATCATATACAGAATCCAGCTTAAACTGCTTTATCGCTTCGGGACTGGGATGTGCGCGTTTATCAATATCGCTGAAATAAGGCGCCTTATCCCAAACACTTACATCGCCTCCGGTGGCCCTTGGATCTTTTGTTTTTACCAGGTAGGCCTGCATTTGTGCCGCCAGTTTTTCTTTTACATTTTTGTAGGCAGGGTCTGCAGCCAGGTTGTGCAATTGGTAAGGGTCACGGGTGATGTCAAACAGCTCTTCTGCCGGCCGCTTGCCCATACCCAGTTCGAACAATGGTTTTACAGCAGGATTGTCTTTATTAGCGATCATATAAAACTTTGCCGGACCAGGATAGTTGAGCATATACGGATCAATATCTCCATACAGCGGAGGATCACCTGCCGCCCAGCGGCCGGGCTCATAATTGCGAATGTACAAATATTGCCGGGTACGTATAGCTCTTCCGGGATAACCCATTCCGTGCTGCCGCACAAAAGCATGCCGCTCCCGGCCCAGTACTACAAATTCGCGGTCAGGGAAAGACTCCTTACTGTTATTGTCCAGCAACGGCAATAAACTTTTTGCCGTCATTTCCGCGGGCACCGGCACACCGGCCAGCTGCAGGAAAGTGGGCGCCAGGTCATTCAGGGTAACCAATCCGCCGGCAACCGTAGCTTTTTTAAATTTGCCCGGCCAGGAAATGATCAGGGGTACATGCGTACCAAAATCATACAGGTTGGCCAGCCCGCGTGGCATCTGCCAGCCGTTATCACTACAAACCACCACGATGGTATTTTCCAGCTCGCCGCTTTGTTTTAATACCGCCAGTGCATCGCCCAGCTCTTTGTCAAAAACTTCTACAGAATGATAATAGTCGGCAATATCTGTGCGTACATCCGGTGCATCCGGAAGATAGCTGGGTACTTTTACCTTTTGCGGATCGATGCCCGACCTGGCACCAACACCTACCTCGTAAGGACGGTGCGGTTCATGGCTACTGATCCAGTAGGTCCAGGGAGTGCCCTGTTTTTTCTGCTTTAAAAACTGGTCAAAACTTTCATACGGATTCCCGCCCGGATTGCGCTTGCGGCCATTGGCCTCAAAGCTTCCCGGCCCCCAGCCCTTACCCTGGAAGCCGATTTCATAACCCGAAGCCTCCAGCAGATCGGTATACAGCGGATATTTTGTTGGGAGTATGCTCCATAAGTCGGCTCCCTCTTCCAGCCGCCAGATATCCTGGCCGGTAAGAAAACCGGCCCGCGACGGCGTACAGGAGGGGGAACTGCAAAATGCATTTGTAAAACGCACCCCTTCACCCGCCACTTTATCCATATTGGGGGTGCGCACAGTTGAATCGCCATAAACGCCTACATGGCCGGCCGATTGGTTATCCGACATCACAATCAGGATATTGGGCCGGGATGCCGGTTGTTCCTTCTGCTGCGATGTACAACCGCCGGCAAATGACAGCAGACAAGCGAAATAAAAGAGATAGCTCCATTGTTTTAACATGATCAATCGATTTTATGATTTCTGATTTTAAGCCCGGTTTACCATCCGGGGTTTTGACGGTTAATAGAACTGTTTACATCTTTTTCATTTTGCGGGTAAGGAAACAACTCATGCTTCCCGGGTTTGAAATTGGTTCCTGAAAGATAGGGATAAGACGTTCTTATCGCCTGTGTTTTGGCATAGGTATCGGCTATTTTGGCGCCCAGCAAATTCCAGCGGATCAGATCTGAGCGGCGCATGCCTTCAAAACACAATTCCTTGGCACGCTCTGAAACAAGGGTATCTAAAAACTGTTGCTTGGTTAATCCGCTGGGTATATAAACCTGGTCTGTTGCAGGTTTAGGCACCAGCGATGCGGTAATCACCGCCCCGGTTCCGCCACCACCGGTTACAGTAACAGTAGGCGCAGATGTATAACCATACCCCGGGTTATAGATGGTCAACGCAGAAATTTTATTACTGGTACGTGTTGCCACCACTGCAGCAGCATAATTTCCGCCGCCACCGGTTATCTGAAGTGTAGGATTGCTGGTATAGCCACTGCCACCATCGGTAACCGTCAGGCTGATCGCATTTCCGGGCATATCAAGCCCATATGCCCTTCTCCGTACCTGGTTAATAGCATCGAGGGCCAGATCATTGGGGCCTTCATTCAATTCATTTTCCACCTCTGCCCGCATCAGCAGCAGGTCTGAATAGCGCATCACAACACAATTGATATCAGTACTGGTTTGCTCGGTTATGGAATTGGTCTGATACTCACGGCTCCATTTGCCGGGCGCCCAGTTCTGATCTCCGGTACCGGTTACAATATAGGTACGACTTCCATCGGCCGCAACCGTATACCGGGCCACCGCGAAATCTTTTCTGACATCACCCGCCTGGAAGCTTTCATAAAACGGCCGCACGGTTGCTTCTCTTAAATTGGTAGCGCCATACACACCCTTTGCAGTTGTAGGCGCATTCCAGAATCCAAAACGAGAAGAGTTTGGCTGGTCACCTGCCGGATCGGCTACGGTGTATAGTGCGATCTGGAAAATACTTTCGGTAGGCTCCAAATTATGTTTGCACTGGTTAATAAATACCTGGGGATAGCTGGCATTGAGCTTATAAGGATTGGCAGCCATGATATCATTGATCTGGCTTTGCGCTGTCTTATAATAATCCTTGTAATTAGCAGGACGTTTCATAGTACCATCGGTAGCCAGCGAATAGCCTCCTGCAAAAAGGCAAACCCTTGCCAGCATGGCCTTTGCACCCCACTTGTTGATCCGCTCGTCAGTAGGCGTTGCTGCGGGCAGCACATCGATCGCTTCCTGCATGTCTTTAATAACCTGTTTATAGATCTCATAACGGTCCGTTAACGCCCCTTTCAGGTTATCGCCTGCTTTAGATGAGGTAGTTTTAAAAGGCACATCTCCCCACAAACGCACCAGTTCCGAATAATAAAACCCGCGTAAAAACTTAGCTTCACCCAGCATCCGGTTCAACTGCGCCTTCTGGTCATCGGTTCCGGCATTGAACAACGGCATTTGCGGAATCTTTTCAATCACCACATTAGCCCGGTCGATACCCTGGTACAACACGCTCCAGGTACTGTAATAAATATCGGTTTCAGGAATGCCCAGGTAGTGCGGGATTACGCGCCAGCTATCGACACTGTTTCCGGATATCTGGCTGATGTCATTATCATTATCCAATACCATCGGTACATACCAGCCATAACCGGAAAAGTTTGATACCGCTCCATATACACCCAGGGTAGCCATATAAGCTTCATCGGCATCACTAAAAAAATTATCGCTGGTAAAGTACGAATAAGCTTTTACTTCTAATGCTTTTTTACAGGAGCCAAAAGCAAGCAACGAGCCGGCTGTAAGCGCCATCCATATAAAACGTTTTGATATCAGTTTCATCTGTTTGTTTTTATTTTTTATTGCCAGATGGAATTCGCATAAAAATCATCATCGCTTTGCATATAAATTAGCTCGTCGATTTTATGCTCATTTCATTGTATAAAATCTTTAAATAAATTATAAGGACAAATTGATACCCGCCACAAAGGACCTTGCCCGCGGATATGCGCTAAAATCCACACCGGGTGTAAGGGCGTTGTTTACCACGCTTACTTCAGGATCATAACCCGAATAGCTGGTAAATACATGCAGATTGTATGCGGTGATATAGACACGCGCATTAGCAATTTTTGCTTTTTTCAAAAAAAGCTTCGGCAGGGTATAGCCCAGGCTGATATTGTTAATTCTCAAAAACGATCCGTCTTCCACCAGAGTACTGTAAGGCCGGTCGGATACCATGCCGATATAAGAAGCTACGGTTTTTCCTTTGTTCAGTGCTTCCAAAGCAGCAGGGTCGGTTACCCGCTGGCCACTGGCATCAATGGTCATCCACCGGTCTGAGAAGCGGGCCAACGTGTTTTTATAATCCTGGCTCAAAGCGGAGTTGTTCAGCACATTGGCATTATAAATATCATTTCCTACAGTGAAGTTCACAAATGCGCTTAGATCAAATCCTTTATAGGTAACCGTGTTGTTAAAGCCGCCGGTATATTTAGGATTAGAATTGCCGATGACCGTCCGGTCCAGATCGGTAATCCTGCCATCGGGTACCCCGTCTGGTCCGCTGATGTCTTTAAATTTCTGATACCCCGGCTGCACAGTACGGTTATCCTGAACCACGCCTGGTTTTAAAGTGTAGGTATTGGTGGTAGTGTTAAAATCAAAATCGCTTACCTGGTATAACCCATCTGCTACGTAGCCATACATCATCCCTACCGGTTGTCCAACCTGCAGGATATAGTCGTTGATACTGGGATTGCTGTTATAGCCGGTATAGCTGGGCAATACCATAGCATTTTCACCCTGGCTCAGTTCCAGCACTTTTGTTTTGGGGAACGAGATGTTGAGACTGGAACTCCAGCTAAAGTCTGTTTTTTTTATGTTCACTGTATTGAGCGTAAACTCCAACCCTTTGCTGGAGGTACTTCCAATATTTTGAAACTGGGTCACAAAGCCCGAACTCGAGGGGATGCGGGTATTAAACAGCAGGTTCCTCGAGCGATTGTCATAAACCTCTGCCGTTAACGTGATCCGCTGATTTAAAAAGCCCATGTCCAGCCCGATGTTGCGACCTTCGGTGGCCTCCCATTTCAGGTTGGGATTGGGCAGATTGTTTTGAGCGGCTGATATCACAACGGTATTATTAAGATTATAAGAGCCGGTACCATAAATACCCAGTGCCGCATAGTTGGCGATGCGGTTATTACCGGTAAGGCCATAACCCAGGCGCAGTTTCAGATCGGAAAACAGGGTGCTGTTTTTCATAAAATGCTCGTTGATGATCCGCCAGGCAAATGCTGCTGAAGGAAAGTATCCCCAGCGGTTATTCGCACCAAATTTGGAAGAGCCATCCGCACGCATGGTGGCTGTAAACAGGTATTTATCTTTATATCCATAGTTGGCTCTTGCAAAATAGGAAAGCAATTTATCTTCTTCGGCATATGATGAAGGCGTACCCAGCACCGTGCCTAACGACAGGTTATCCCAACCATTGTTTACCGAAGGAAAGGCATTGGAACTGGCACTGAAATCTTCGTGGTAGGTATACTGGTATTCCTGTCCGGCCATTACGTCCAGCCGGTGCGCTGCGGCAAAGGTCTTGCTGAAAGTAAGCGTGTTACTGTAAGTAAAACGGGGATCTTTTGCCTGACCGATGCTTCCGAATGGTCCGCCGCTGCGGATGGCCGTAATCGACTCTTTGGTATTAAACTGTTTAAGTTTTGTGTCTTTGATTATATAACCGATCACACCCCGATAGGTTATATTTTTGGTAAGTTTATACTGAGCGGTTACATTGGCGTTCATTATATTAATAACGGACTCTCTTAATCTTGAACGGGCGCCGATTACCGGGCTTTGAAAAGTGGGAGCCCCGCCCGGGTTGTCTACCGGATCCGTTTCATAATCGATCAGATCATCATCCGCAGTACCCCTGCCGGCTACCGGGCGATACTGCAAAATGGTTTGTAATACTGCCAAACGGGCGTTACCTCCTTCTGCCGGGGACAATCCTTCTATTTTTTGATTGGAGTAACTTACAATGGCATTCACATTGAGCCGTTCGCCCACTTTCTGATTTACGGAAAGCTTCCCGATGTTTTTGGTAGATGCACTGTGAATCATAATGCCATTATCCTTGTTACGCGAGAAGAACATATTGATCTTCGTATCCTTACTTCCCCCGCTTACGCTCACTTTATGGTATTGATTGTATACCGTGCTGCCAAAGGTTTCTTTTTGCCAGTTGATACCCGGGCGATTGCCATACAAAAACTGCAGGGAATCATAGGAGCCGTATTGCTTCGTAAAGGCGGCCAGGCGGGTGGCATCCCCCAGCGAGCGCTCATAGCTCAATAGCAAATAATCATAGCCGTTCATTACCGGAATTTCTTTTGTAATGTGTTTGGCCCCCACATAACCATCGTAGTTCACGGTCACTTTGCCGGCCTTGGTTTGTTTGGTGGTAATCAATACTACACCATTGCCGCCGCGTGCTCCATAAATAGCAATCGCAGAAGCATCTTTCAGTACATCCACCGATTCTATATCTGTGGGATCCAGAAAGCCAATGCCATCGGTTTGCGGCACCCCGTCAATTACGTATAAAGGCTGGTTGCTTTGCGAAATGGAGGTCCCTCCGCGTATTTTTATGGTAGGGTCGGCACCCGGGGAGCCATCATTCATGGTTACCTGAACGCCCGCCAGTCGCCCCTGGAGCGCCTGTCCTACATGCTGCACCGGCACTTTTGCCAGTTCAGCGCCGCTAACCGAGCTCACCGCTCCTGTAAGATCTTTTCTTTTCTGGGTTCCATAACCTACCACCACTACCTGCTCCAGGCTTTTATCCTGTTCCTGCAGGCTGATATCGATCTGCTCCCGGCCATTTATGTTGATCTCTTTAGCCTCATAGCCGATATAAGAAACCACCAATACCGCATTGGCCTGAGCCTGAATCGAATACTGGCCGTTTTTTTGAGTGAGCACAGTCCGGGCCGTTCCTTTTTCCTGAACGGTGGCACCCGACAGCGGTTCTCCCGAAGTGCTGCTGACCATTCCCGTTACCTTAATGGTTTGGGCAGACAGTGTTCCGGAGATACCTACTAAGAATAATAATAGAGCAAACGTTGATCTCATTTTAAGCTTGAATTTTAAACCAGGTGAAGTATTTTTTTGGCGTGATTCATGGAACATTCGGGTACCGGGTTGCTGCTCCTGTTTCCGAAAACCGCAGTTTGTTTGGCTGCTGCCTGTAATTACAAATGGCATAATCTGTACATTTTAGACGTTAAGATCAATGGCCAAAACAGCGGTAACTGAATTATATTCTATGGGCTTAACGGCAACAATCGAAGCAATTACTCATCTAAAACCCGACAATATGTCTTAAAGAACAAACTCCCTCTTACCCTCCGGTCCACCTGCGGACCAGCATGGCAAAAGAGCTGTTTTTAACGCCCTAAATATAGAACGCCTCTGGTCCGGAGGTTTTAAAAATGGGTTTTTCTTTTTTCAATTTTGGTTATTTTTCTGTTTTTTTTGGTTAAAGCTGTATCCAATCTAAAAAAACAAATTGAATACCAATATATTAAAATAGTGCGGCACCGGTTTTACACCGCGGCCCTGTTTTCTCTTATTTTTTAAATTTCATCCAGTTTTAAAATATTAAAATCAATATTGAAACCCTTTGGCGGCACGTAATTTTATTTTTATCCAAAACTTTTAAGAAAAGATACAGCTCATGAAAAGACGATTCCATGCCATTATTTCAGGCATCC
The sequence above is a segment of the Niabella agricola genome. Coding sequences within it:
- a CDS encoding heparin lyase I family protein, with translation MKKRSIGLLPVLFTLSAAAQPALEPVTGRVNIQADTAAKADIVDGEWVAVGINRPYSIQKDATRRFNGKPSFRFELKGEDNSLEGYEEGSTKGRAELSYCYATADDFKGLPPDAYTTEQVLKMVYDRGKGQCKQGSKWTYTFSVYVPSGLPSDVNTIFAQWHGMPSRTLVQDPSGKIMQLTPQQFVKLNDSVVFNKDQGHDKIKAVDKNGKEVFKAGRKNGWKIEQGGYPPLAFGFSNNMFYIKANSDSKWMTDKTDRTLANPAKDATMVPVRSAYKTSTIAYKSAFDTFPRDTWVTFTVAIDWSVYGGPNNKMEQPGRLDVKMQYQKDKKKVNEHIVNNQPIAIGRNDESGYYFKFGIYRVGSSTVPVAYNLAGYRQQQR
- a CDS encoding MFS transporter encodes the protein MQQRNNFLVGVILLIWFVISFVTNILGPLMPIIIETYGLSLTMAAFLPFSFFLAYGIMSVPAGMMIERLGEKKSMLIAFALNFFGALIFAFNPQYSMALASLFIIGIGMAMLQVIINPLMRTAGGEENFAFFSVMGQLVFGLASFVSPFVFTYLMQELAAQPVSNPLVSILGGLVRNGLHWTALYWLFSFIFLIMLILLALIKMPVVKLKEDEKAGAASVYLELLGKRDVWLFFLGIVAYVGTEQSLANWMSEFLKRYHHVDPAAGGANAVAWFWGLMTIGCLLGMVVLKLWDSKKVLKVACVLSAIVLTAALLGSRELSLWAFPAAGFTISVMFSVVFSLALNSISRHHGSFSGILCSGIFGGALVPFIVGALGDLVGLRYALLFLYITLGYLFFIAAYAKPLVNNKTMTLKEIFSRKKMGMASGEPD
- a CDS encoding ROK family protein, whose amino-acid sequence is MNKQFAIGIDVGGTALKCGVVAEDGSLVYCFTEAIKRESGEAGIVEQIAECITKAAAVVQDKGGIICGTGVGFPGIVEEDVVIGGADNLPGFEQLHLGRLLQERTGYRTLVDNDANMMGMGEWIYGAAKGCSDIVFLTVGTGIGGALVINNQLYGGYRNRGTELGHIIIRQGGIACSCGSRGCFEAYASVAALIGHYQLLKQDMPDTVDGRHIVEGYFLQEDAAVAAMAYHFDYMATGIAGYINIFSPQKVVIGGGISEAGDFYIREIAARVAQLAMPAASQQTALAAATLGNKAGLQGCAAKVFQSLTGSTPQ
- a CDS encoding sulfatase family protein, producing the protein MLKQWSYLFYFACLLSFAGGCTSQQKEQPASRPNILIVMSDNQSAGHVGVYGDSTVRTPNMDKVAGEGVRFTNAFCSSPSCTPSRAGFLTGQDIWRLEEGADLWSILPTKYPLYTDLLEASGYEIGFQGKGWGPGSFEANGRKRNPGGNPYESFDQFLKQKKQGTPWTYWISSHEPHRPYEVGVGARSGIDPQKVKVPSYLPDAPDVRTDIADYYHSVEVFDKELGDALAVLKQSGELENTIVVVCSDNGWQMPRGLANLYDFGTHVPLIISWPGKFKKATVAGGLVTLNDLAPTFLQLAGVPVPAEMTAKSLLPLLDNNSKESFPDREFVVLGRERHAFVRQHGMGYPGRAIRTRQYLYIRNYEPGRWAAGDPPLYGDIDPYMLNYPGPAKFYMIANKDNPAVKPLFELGMGKRPAEELFDITRDPYQLHNLAADPAYKNVKEKLAAQMQAYLVKTKDPRATGGDVSVWDKAPYFSDIDKRAHPSPEAIKQFKLDSVYDYLK
- a CDS encoding RagB/SusD family nutrient uptake outer membrane protein translates to MKLISKRFIWMALTAGSLLAFGSCKKALEVKAYSYFTSDNFFSDADEAYMATLGVYGAVSNFSGYGWYVPMVLDNDNDISQISGNSVDSWRVIPHYLGIPETDIYYSTWSVLYQGIDRANVVIEKIPQMPLFNAGTDDQKAQLNRMLGEAKFLRGFYYSELVRLWGDVPFKTTSSKAGDNLKGALTDRYEIYKQVIKDMQEAIDVLPAATPTDERINKWGAKAMLARVCLFAGGYSLATDGTMKRPANYKDYYKTAQSQINDIMAANPYKLNASYPQVFINQCKHNLEPTESIFQIALYTVADPAGDQPNSSRFGFWNAPTTAKGVYGATNLREATVRPFYESFQAGDVRKDFAVARYTVAADGSRTYIVTGTGDQNWAPGKWSREYQTNSITEQTSTDINCVVMRYSDLLLMRAEVENELNEGPNDLALDAINQVRRRAYGLDMPGNAISLTVTDGGSGYTSNPTLQITGGGGNYAAAVVATRTSNKISALTIYNPGYGYTSAPTVTVTGGGGTGAVITASLVPKPATDQVYIPSGLTKQQFLDTLVSERAKELCFEGMRRSDLIRWNLLGAKIADTYAKTQAIRTSYPYLSGTNFKPGKHELFPYPQNEKDVNSSINRQNPGW
- a CDS encoding SusC/RagA family TonB-linked outer membrane protein, with amino-acid sequence MRSTFALLLFLVGISGTLSAQTIKVTGMVSSTSGEPLSGATVQEKGTARTVLTQKNGQYSIQAQANAVLVVSYIGYEAKEININGREQIDISLQEQDKSLEQVVVVGYGTQKRKDLTGAVSSVSGAELAKVPVQHVGQALQGRLAGVQVTMNDGSPGADPTIKIRGGTSISQSNQPLYVIDGVPQTDGIGFLDPTDIESVDVLKDASAIAIYGARGGNGVVLITTKQTKAGKVTVNYDGYVGAKHITKEIPVMNGYDYLLLSYERSLGDATRLAAFTKQYGSYDSLQFLYGNRPGINWQKETFGSTVYNQYHKVSVSGGSKDTKINMFFSRNKDNGIMIHSASTKNIGKLSVNQKVGERLNVNAIVSYSNQKIEGLSPAEGGNARLAVLQTILQYRPVAGRGTADDDLIDYETDPVDNPGGAPTFQSPVIGARSRLRESVINIMNANVTAQYKLTKNITYRGVIGYIIKDTKLKQFNTKESITAIRSGGPFGSIGQAKDPRFTYSNTLTFSKTFAAAHRLDVMAGQEYQYTYHEDFSASSNAFPSVNNGWDNLSLGTVLGTPSSYAEEDKLLSYFARANYGYKDKYLFTATMRADGSSKFGANNRWGYFPSAAFAWRIINEHFMKNSTLFSDLKLRLGYGLTGNNRIANYAALGIYGTGSYNLNNTVVISAAQNNLPNPNLKWEATEGRNIGLDMGFLNQRITLTAEVYDNRSRNLLFNTRIPSSSGFVTQFQNIGSTSSKGLEFTLNTVNIKKTDFSWSSSLNISFPKTKVLELSQGENAMVLPSYTGYNSNPSINDYILQVGQPVGMMYGYVADGLYQVSDFDFNTTTNTYTLKPGVVQDNRTVQPGYQKFKDISGPDGVPDGRITDLDRTVIGNSNPKYTGGFNNTVTYKGFDLSAFVNFTVGNDIYNANVLNNSALSQDYKNTLARFSDRWMTIDASGQRVTDPAALEALNKGKTVASYIGMVSDRPYSTLVEDGSFLRINNISLGYTLPKLFLKKAKIANARVYITAYNLHVFTSYSGYDPEVSVVNNALTPGVDFSAYPRARSFVAGINLSL